The genomic region CGGCTGGAGGTTGGTGATGGTCGTCTGCACGGCGTCCGGGAAGCGCGCCAGGCGCAGAGCCAGGTCGCGTTCCGCGGGTTCGGTCAGGGACACCGGCGACCCGAGCGGCGGCGCTTCTCCCGCCCTGCGCACGATCGAGCGGATGCGCGCGAGCGCGTACTGGAGGTAGACGGCCGTGTTGCCGTCCATCGCGAGCATCCGGTCCCAGTCGAAGACATAGTCCTTCTCCCGGTCCGAGGACAGGTCGGCGTACTTCACAGCGCCGATCCCCACGGCACGGGCGATCTCCTCCCGCTCCTCCTCCGGCAGGTCGGTCCGGCCTGCAACCAGAGCGCTGGCCCGCTCTACCGCCTCGCTCAGCAGATCGGTGAGCTTGAGCGACGCACCCGCCCGGGTGCGCAGCATGCGGCCGTCCTCGCCCAGGACGCTGCCGAACCCCACGTGGGTGGTGGTGGTCTCCGGGCTGACCCATTCGGCCTTGCGTGCGGCGGCGAAGATCATCGCGAAGTGCAGGGCCTGCGGGGAACCCACCACGTAGATGAGGTGGTCACCCTTGAGGTCCTGGGCCCGGTAGCGGATCGTGGCCAGGTCGGTGGCGTCATAGCCGAACCCGCCGTCGCGCTTGCGGACGATGAGCGGGACGGGCTGGTCCTCACGGCCGGTGAACCCTTCGAGGAACACGCACAGCGCGCCGTCGCTGTCCTCGGCGATTCCACGCCTGGTCAGCTCGTCGGAAACGTCGTTCAGCCAGGGCTGGTAGGTGCTCTCGCCCTTGTAATCGTCAGGGTTCAGCCGCACACCGAGAAGCGCGTAGACCGCCTCGATGTGGTGCTTGGACTCGGTCAGGAGGCGGTTCCACAACTCCAACGTGGCGGGATCCCCAGCCTGCAGAGCGACCACGCGGGTACGGGCGCGTTCGGCGAAGTCCTCGTCCGCGTCGAACTTGGTCCTGGCCTGCTGGTAGAAGAGGTTGAGGTCGCTGATGCTGAAGTCGCGTTCAGCCAGGCCCTCATCAATGAGGTGTTCGACCAGCATGCCGAAGGGCGTTCCCCAGTCTCCGATGTGGTTCTGCCGGATCACCTCGTGGCCGGCGAATTCCATGAGGCGGACCAGGCTGTCACCGATGATGGTCGAGCGCAGGTGGCCGACGTGCATCTCCTTGGCCATGTTGGGCGAGGAGTAGTCGACGATGACGCGCTGTGGGTCGGTGGCCAGGACGTAGCCGAGCCGAGAATCCGCCGCGAGCCGGCTGGTGTGCTCGCCCAGCCAGCCGGTGGACAGGGTGATGTTGATGAACCCTGGCCCGGCTACCACCACCGTCTCAGCCATGTTGTCGAGCTCGAGGTGGGACACGATGGACTCGGCCACCTCTCGGGAAGGGCGTCGGAGTCGCTTGGCCAGCGCCATCGCAACGTTGACCTGGTAGTCCACACCCTCTCGCTGGGAGGGTCGGACCACCGCGTCCTCGATCGTGCATGCCACGTCGAACGCGGCACCGACGGCAGCGACGACGCGCTGTCCGAGATCGTCTCCGATGTCCCCTACCACGGTGACTCCGTTTCCTGTTCTTGGTTCCCAGACCTGTGGAGCCCGGGGTTTGGTCAAGTGTGTCATGGGCGTTGTGCCAGGTCACCCGCAATTCGAAGCGCCTGGGGCAGCTCCAAGGTGTTCGCCGGAATCCACGTGGATGACCTGGCCGGTCACCGAGGTCGCTCCTTCCAGGAAGAACAGAGCAGCGACGAGATCCTCCATGCGCGCGGGGCGTCGAAGAGGGCTGCGCCGCCGCGCCAGGTCGCCGAGATCCTCGATTCCGTACGCGTGGCTCACGCCCGAGTCCAGGAATATGCCGAATATTCCTGTTCAGGAATTCTTGCGACCTGGTCTGGGGGCTTCTCGGAGCCTGCGCGTGCCTCCAGGAGCCAGCACACGGCAGTGAACGCGTAGGAGCATGGTCAGCAGGCGTCACGTGTTCCAAGGCGCCCACGCCTTGACCTGGTGCTCGTCCAGTCGGGCCAGGATCTACAACTGAAGTATTAGATAAGCGCACATAGCAGAAAATCCAGACATAAGATCTTGAATCGCCTGCGTGTGACGATAAAGTACGCATCATGCCAGCCAGCAGTGCGCGTACATTCCCCTTCTCTGCCCTCACGGAGAGCGACCTCCTCTTGGACGCCGCGTACCAAGGAGGCACCGCAGGACACAGTGGAGACGACCCGATCGCCCGCATCGTTGCCAAGGTAGGAAACCAAGGTGGCTTCCGGACCGTGGGCTCCCCCCGGAAGCAGGATGTCAAGTTGGCCGTGCTGTACAGCTCGGGCCGGGAGCCGGACTGGCCGGACCGCCTTGATGTGCAGACGGGTCGGTTCATGTACTACGGGGACAACCGCCGTCCCGGGCACGACCTGCACGACACCGGGCGTGGTGGGAACCTCCTGCTCCGTGACACATTTGCTCGAGCGTTGGGGACGGCTGAAGATCGGGCCCAGATTCCCCCCTTTCTGCTGTTCCAGAAGGCTGGAGGGGGACGCGACGTCCGCTTTCGAGGCCTTCTCGCCCCAGGAGCCGAGGCCCTGTCTCCGGAGGATGAACTTGTTGCGTTGTGGCGGAGTACACGCGGGCAGCGCTTCCAGAACTACCGAGCGGTCTTCACTGTTCTCGACACCGCTATCGTCACTCGGGCGTGGATCAATGAGCTATCCGAAGGGCTGACAACCGGTCCCAATGCCCCTGCCGCATGGCTGGCCTGGGTCAAAGCCCGCCAGTACACCGTGTTGACCGCGCCGGCCACGACGAATACGCGCAGCAAGGACGAACAGACCCCTGCTTCGGACGGTCAGGCGCTCATCGCGGAGATCACCGAGTACTTCAAGGGCCGCTGGCACGGTTTCGAGGAGTGCGCCGTCGCCCTGTGGAGGATGCAGGCCCCGGCAACCGGTCGCTGTGAGGTCACGCAGCCGTACCGGGACGGAGGGCGCGATGCTATCGGTGAGTACGTTCTCGGCCCCGACGCAGACCCAGTACCTGTCGAGTTCGCGTTGGAAGCCAAGTGCTACGGCGAGAGAACACCTGTGGGTGTGCGTGATGTAGCCCGTCTGATCTCACGTCTGCGCAACCGCCAGTTCGGGGTGTTCGTTACCACCTCCTACTTCAACGCCCAGGCCTACAGCGAAGTCCGGGACGACCGCCATCCCGTCGTCCTGATGTGCGGAAAAGACATCGCTGACCTGCTGCAGGAACGCGGTTTCAGCTCGCCCGAGGACGTCCGGAAATGGCTCCAGACGTCCTTCCCCTAATCACTAGCCGCTGACTGCAGGCACCGGCGGGAGGCAGCGGGCCTACCCTGATGGGTCCTCTCGGAGGTGTCGGAGGAGAGAATCGAGATCGGATCGCTCCAGCCCGGCAGGGGCCGCAGGCGCGTCCTCGAGATCCGCGAGCTGCTCGACACCAGGGTCGTCGAGCACGGCGCCCATGAACCGGAGCTTGCCTGCTAGCCGCTCCTCGATAGCCTCATCAATGGTGTTCTCGGCAACCAGGACCTTGATGTTGGTCTCGGTGTCCGGTGGCAGCCCTAGTCGGTGGATCCTATCCAGACTCTGCAGAAACCGGCCTGCGTTGAAGTCCCGATCCACGTACACCGCCTCATGGCTGACGTGGTGCAGGCTGATCCCCTCGCCCAGGGTGGCAGGGTTCGACAGCAGGACCATGCAGTCGGGATCGTTGCGGAATCGGGTGATGTCCTCATCTCTTTTCGGCGTGCCGCCGTGGACGACAGCTGGTGCGAAGTCCCACAGCATCCGTTCCAGCGTGGTGAGACTCCGGACGAATGTGGACCACACAATCGTCTTGCGGCCGCGCGTGGCGTTGGCATTGACGATCCTGCAGGCCTCCCGGTACTTGGGGGAGTCCTCGTAACGGGGAAGGTTCTGCATCAGCTGGGCCAAGCTCTTGTTCTGCGGCACTGGGAGAGGTGGCAGGTCGTAGGGAAGCGGGTCGTATTTTGCCTTCC from Nocardiopsis aegyptia harbors:
- the argS gene encoding arginine--tRNA ligase — encoded protein: MVGDIGDDLGQRVVAAVGAAFDVACTIEDAVVRPSQREGVDYQVNVAMALAKRLRRPSREVAESIVSHLELDNMAETVVVAGPGFINITLSTGWLGEHTSRLAADSRLGYVLATDPQRVIVDYSSPNMAKEMHVGHLRSTIIGDSLVRLMEFAGHEVIRQNHIGDWGTPFGMLVEHLIDEGLAERDFSISDLNLFYQQARTKFDADEDFAERARTRVVALQAGDPATLELWNRLLTESKHHIEAVYALLGVRLNPDDYKGESTYQPWLNDVSDELTRRGIAEDSDGALCVFLEGFTGREDQPVPLIVRKRDGGFGYDATDLATIRYRAQDLKGDHLIYVVGSPQALHFAMIFAAARKAEWVSPETTTTHVGFGSVLGEDGRMLRTRAGASLKLTDLLSEAVERASALVAGRTDLPEEEREEIARAVGIGAVKYADLSSDREKDYVFDWDRMLAMDGNTAVYLQYALARIRSIVRRAGEAPPLGSPVSLTEPAERDLALRLARFPDAVQTTITNLQPHRMATYLFDLATTFSSFYENCPVLKSEGQVRESRLALAAHTAAVLERGLDLLGIAAPERL
- a CDS encoding restriction endonuclease; translation: MPASSARTFPFSALTESDLLLDAAYQGGTAGHSGDDPIARIVAKVGNQGGFRTVGSPRKQDVKLAVLYSSGREPDWPDRLDVQTGRFMYYGDNRRPGHDLHDTGRGGNLLLRDTFARALGTAEDRAQIPPFLLFQKAGGGRDVRFRGLLAPGAEALSPEDELVALWRSTRGQRFQNYRAVFTVLDTAIVTRAWINELSEGLTTGPNAPAAWLAWVKARQYTVLTAPATTNTRSKDEQTPASDGQALIAEITEYFKGRWHGFEECAVALWRMQAPATGRCEVTQPYRDGGRDAIGEYVLGPDADPVPVEFALEAKCYGERTPVGVRDVARLISRLRNRQFGVFVTTSYFNAQAYSEVRDDRHPVVLMCGKDIADLLQERGFSSPEDVRKWLQTSFP